Proteins from one Mesoplodon densirostris isolate mMesDen1 chromosome 1, mMesDen1 primary haplotype, whole genome shotgun sequence genomic window:
- the PAOX gene encoding peroxisomal N(1)-acetyl-spermine/spermidine oxidase isoform X4: protein MQSSGRQAEAPGRGPRVLVVGGGIAGLGAAQRLCCHPAFPHLRVLEATARAGGRIRSEHSFGGVVEVGAHWIHGPSQGNPVFQLAAKYGLLGEKALSEENQLIETGGHVGLPSVSYASSGESVSLELVVEMARLFYSLTDQAREFLHAAETPAPSVGEYLKKEIRQHMASWTEEEETKRLKLAILNNLFNVECCVSGTHSMDLVALAPFGEYTVLPGLDCTLPGGYQGLTDRIMASLPKDVMVFNKPVKTIHWNGSFEEASAPGETFPVLVECEDGGCFPAHHVVVTVPLGFLKERLDTFFEPPLPTEKAEAIRKIGFGTNNKIFLEFEEPFWQPDCQHIQVVWRDTSPLEDAAPKLQDTWFKKLIGFWVLPSFGSRSCLQGKPHTGRFTPPRTGLCCPAGGRLTGSSLCGIRRRSGRSPALSSALLPGFLGPGEAGPTLSFDGQGSVGLGIWTVNVTGVSSLLSHVAGVRPGLSLS, encoded by the exons ATGCAGTCGAGTGGCCGTCAGGCGGAGGCCCCGGGCCGCGGCCCGCGAGTGCTGGTGGTGGGCGGCGGCATCGCGGGGCTGGGCGCGGCGCAGAGGCTCTGCTGCCACCCGGCCTTCCCGCACCTGCGGGTTCTGGAGGCCACGGCCCGCGCCGGTGGCCGCATCCGCTCAGAGCACAGCTTCG GTGGTGTGGTGGAGGTGGGCGCTCACTGGATCCATGGGCCCTCGCAGGGCAACCCCGTCTTCCAGCTGGCTGCCAAGTACGGGCTGCTGGGGGAGAAGGCATTGTCGGAGGAGAACCAGCTGATCGAGACCGGGGGTCACGTGGGCCTGCCCTCTGTGTCCTATGCCAGCTCCGGGGAAAGTGTGAGCCTTGAGCTGGTGGTGGAGATGGCCAGACTGTTCTACAGTCTCACAGACCAGGCCAGGGAGTTCCTGCACGCGGCTGAGACCCCCGCCCCCAGTGTCGGGGAGTACCTCAAGAAGGAGATCCGCCAGCACATGGCCAGCtggacagaggaggaggagaccaAGAGGCTCAAGCTGGCCATCCTGAACAACTTGTTCAACGTGGAGTGCTGTGTGAGCGGTACCCACAGCATGGACCTGGTGGCCCTCGCACCTTTCGGGGAGTACACTGTGCTGCCAGGGTTGGACTGCACCCTTCCTGG GGGCTACCAAGGACTCACAGACCGCATCATGGCCTCCTTGCCCAAGGACGTGATGGTTTTTAACAAGCCAGTGAAGACCATTCACTGGAATGGGTCCTTCGAGGAAGCTTCTGCTCCTGGGGAGACGTTTCCGGTGCTGGTGGAATGTGAGGATGGAGGCTGCTTCCCAGCGCATCACGTGGTTGTCACCGTGCCGTTAG GTTTTCTTAAAGAACGTCTGGACACCTTCTTTGAGCCGCCACTGCCCACCGAGAAGGCGGAAGCGATCAGGAAAATAGGCTTTGGGACCAACAATAAAATCTTCCTGGAGTTTGAGGAGCCTTTCTGGCAGCCAGACTGCCAGCACATCCAGGTGGTGTGGAGGGACACGTCGCCCCTGGAGGACGCCGCCCCCAAGTTGCAGGATACCTGGTTCAAGAAGCTTATTGGCTTTTGGGTCCTGCCTTCCTTCGG CTCCAGGTCCTGTTTGCAGGGGAAGCCACACACCGGACGTTTTACTCCACCACGCACGGGGCTCTGCTGTCCGGCTGGAGGGAGGCTGACCGGCTCATCGCTCTGTGGGATTCGCAGGCGCAGCGGCCGGAGCCCGGCTCTGAGCTCAGCTCTGCTCCCCGGGTTCCTGGGTCCCGGGGAGGCTGGCCCCACGCTTTCCTTTGATGGACAAGGTTCAGTCGGGCTTGGGATTTGGACTGTTAATGTCACTGGGGTCAGCTCCCTCCTTTCCCACGTTGCTGGAGTCCGGCCAGGGCTGAGCTTGAGCTGA
- the PAOX gene encoding peroxisomal N(1)-acetyl-spermine/spermidine oxidase isoform X3, whose protein sequence is MSLSGSPSLRAAGTRGNCAGRSDAVEWPSGGGPGPRPASAGGGRRHRGAGRGAEALLPPGLPAPAGSGGHGPRRWPHPLRAQLRSGESVSLELVVEMARLFYSLTDQAREFLHAAETPAPSVGEYLKKEIRQHMASWTEEEETKRLKLAILNNLFNVECCVSGTHSMDLVALAPFGEYTVLPGLDCTLPGGYQGLTDRIMASLPKDVMVFNKPVKTIHWNGSFEEASAPGETFPVLVECEDGGCFPAHHVVVTVPLGFLKERLDTFFEPPLPTEKAEAIRKIGFGTNNKIFLEFEEPFWQPDCQHIQVVWRDTSPLEDAAPKLQDTWFKKLIGFWVLPSFGRASWVLCGFIAGLESEFMETLSDEDVLLSLTQVLRRVTGNPRLPAPRSVLRSRWHSAPYTQGSYSYVAVGSSGDDLDLLAQPLPADGRGAQLQVLFAGEATHRTFYSTTHGALLSGWREADRLIALWDSQAQRPEPGSELSSAPRVPGSRGGWPHAFL, encoded by the exons ATGTCTCTTTCCGGCTCTCCGAGCCTCCGAGCGGCGGGGACGCGCGGGAACTGCGCGGGACGGAGCGATGCAGTCGAGTGGCCGTCAGGCGGAGGCCCCGGGCCGCGGCCCGCGAGTGCTGGTGGTGGGCGGCGGCATCGCGGGGCTGGGCGCGGCGCAGAGGCTCTGCTGCCACCCGGCCTTCCCGCACCTGCGGGTTCTGGAGGCCACGGCCCGCGCCGGTGGCCGCATCCGCTCAGAGCACAGCTTCG CTCCGGGGAAAGTGTGAGCCTTGAGCTGGTGGTGGAGATGGCCAGACTGTTCTACAGTCTCACAGACCAGGCCAGGGAGTTCCTGCACGCGGCTGAGACCCCCGCCCCCAGTGTCGGGGAGTACCTCAAGAAGGAGATCCGCCAGCACATGGCCAGCtggacagaggaggaggagaccaAGAGGCTCAAGCTGGCCATCCTGAACAACTTGTTCAACGTGGAGTGCTGTGTGAGCGGTACCCACAGCATGGACCTGGTGGCCCTCGCACCTTTCGGGGAGTACACTGTGCTGCCAGGGTTGGACTGCACCCTTCCTGG GGGCTACCAAGGACTCACAGACCGCATCATGGCCTCCTTGCCCAAGGACGTGATGGTTTTTAACAAGCCAGTGAAGACCATTCACTGGAATGGGTCCTTCGAGGAAGCTTCTGCTCCTGGGGAGACGTTTCCGGTGCTGGTGGAATGTGAGGATGGAGGCTGCTTCCCAGCGCATCACGTGGTTGTCACCGTGCCGTTAG GTTTTCTTAAAGAACGTCTGGACACCTTCTTTGAGCCGCCACTGCCCACCGAGAAGGCGGAAGCGATCAGGAAAATAGGCTTTGGGACCAACAATAAAATCTTCCTGGAGTTTGAGGAGCCTTTCTGGCAGCCAGACTGCCAGCACATCCAGGTGGTGTGGAGGGACACGTCGCCCCTGGAGGACGCCGCCCCCAAGTTGCAGGATACCTGGTTCAAGAAGCTTATTGGCTTTTGGGTCCTGCCTTCCTTCGG CAGGGCCAGCTGGGTACTCTGCGGCTTCATTGCGGGGCTCGAGTCCGAGTTCATGGAGACGCTGTCGGACGAGGACGTGCTCCTGTCTCTGACACAGGTGCTCCGCAGGGTGACAG GGAACCCCCGGCTCCCCGCGCCCAGGAGTGTGCTGAGGTCCCGCTGGCACAGTGCCCCATACACCCAGGGCTCCTACAGCTACGTGGCCGTGGGCAGCTCCGGGGACGACCTGGACCTGctggcccagcccctccctgcgGACGGCAGGGGTGCCCAG CTCCAGGTCCTGTTTGCAGGGGAAGCCACACACCGGACGTTTTACTCCACCACGCACGGGGCTCTGCTGTCCGGCTGGAGGGAGGCTGACCGGCTCATCGCTCTGTGGGATTCGCAGGCGCAGCGGCCGGAGCCCGGCTCTGAGCTCAGCTCTGCTCCCCGGGTTCCTGGGTCCCGGGGAGGCTGGCCCCACGCTTTCCTTTGA
- the PAOX gene encoding peroxisomal N(1)-acetyl-spermine/spermidine oxidase isoform X1, giving the protein MQSSGRQAEAPGRGPRVLVVGGGIAGLGAAQRLCCHPAFPHLRVLEATARAGGRIRSEHSFGGVVEVGAHWIHGPSQGNPVFQLAAKYGLLGEKALSEENQLIETGGHVGLPSVSYASSGESVSLELVVEMARLFYSLTDQAREFLHAAETPAPSVGEYLKKEIRQHMASWTEEEETKRLKLAILNNLFNVECCVSGTHSMDLVALAPFGEYTVLPGLDCTLPGGYQGLTDRIMASLPKDVMVFNKPVKTIHWNGSFEEASAPGETFPVLVECEDGGCFPAHHVVVTVPLGFLKERLDTFFEPPLPTEKAEAIRKIGFGTNNKIFLEFEEPFWQPDCQHIQVVWRDTSPLEDAAPKLQDTWFKKLIGFWVLPSFGRASWVLCGFIAGLESEFMETLSDEDVLLSLTQVLRRVTGNPRLPAPRSVLRSRWHSAPYTQGSYSYVAVGSSGDDLDLLAQPLPADGRGAQLQVLFAGEATHRTFYSTTHGALLSGWREADRLIALWDSQAQRPEPGSELSSAPRVPGSRGGWPHAFL; this is encoded by the exons ATGCAGTCGAGTGGCCGTCAGGCGGAGGCCCCGGGCCGCGGCCCGCGAGTGCTGGTGGTGGGCGGCGGCATCGCGGGGCTGGGCGCGGCGCAGAGGCTCTGCTGCCACCCGGCCTTCCCGCACCTGCGGGTTCTGGAGGCCACGGCCCGCGCCGGTGGCCGCATCCGCTCAGAGCACAGCTTCG GTGGTGTGGTGGAGGTGGGCGCTCACTGGATCCATGGGCCCTCGCAGGGCAACCCCGTCTTCCAGCTGGCTGCCAAGTACGGGCTGCTGGGGGAGAAGGCATTGTCGGAGGAGAACCAGCTGATCGAGACCGGGGGTCACGTGGGCCTGCCCTCTGTGTCCTATGCCAGCTCCGGGGAAAGTGTGAGCCTTGAGCTGGTGGTGGAGATGGCCAGACTGTTCTACAGTCTCACAGACCAGGCCAGGGAGTTCCTGCACGCGGCTGAGACCCCCGCCCCCAGTGTCGGGGAGTACCTCAAGAAGGAGATCCGCCAGCACATGGCCAGCtggacagaggaggaggagaccaAGAGGCTCAAGCTGGCCATCCTGAACAACTTGTTCAACGTGGAGTGCTGTGTGAGCGGTACCCACAGCATGGACCTGGTGGCCCTCGCACCTTTCGGGGAGTACACTGTGCTGCCAGGGTTGGACTGCACCCTTCCTGG GGGCTACCAAGGACTCACAGACCGCATCATGGCCTCCTTGCCCAAGGACGTGATGGTTTTTAACAAGCCAGTGAAGACCATTCACTGGAATGGGTCCTTCGAGGAAGCTTCTGCTCCTGGGGAGACGTTTCCGGTGCTGGTGGAATGTGAGGATGGAGGCTGCTTCCCAGCGCATCACGTGGTTGTCACCGTGCCGTTAG GTTTTCTTAAAGAACGTCTGGACACCTTCTTTGAGCCGCCACTGCCCACCGAGAAGGCGGAAGCGATCAGGAAAATAGGCTTTGGGACCAACAATAAAATCTTCCTGGAGTTTGAGGAGCCTTTCTGGCAGCCAGACTGCCAGCACATCCAGGTGGTGTGGAGGGACACGTCGCCCCTGGAGGACGCCGCCCCCAAGTTGCAGGATACCTGGTTCAAGAAGCTTATTGGCTTTTGGGTCCTGCCTTCCTTCGG CAGGGCCAGCTGGGTACTCTGCGGCTTCATTGCGGGGCTCGAGTCCGAGTTCATGGAGACGCTGTCGGACGAGGACGTGCTCCTGTCTCTGACACAGGTGCTCCGCAGGGTGACAG GGAACCCCCGGCTCCCCGCGCCCAGGAGTGTGCTGAGGTCCCGCTGGCACAGTGCCCCATACACCCAGGGCTCCTACAGCTACGTGGCCGTGGGCAGCTCCGGGGACGACCTGGACCTGctggcccagcccctccctgcgGACGGCAGGGGTGCCCAG CTCCAGGTCCTGTTTGCAGGGGAAGCCACACACCGGACGTTTTACTCCACCACGCACGGGGCTCTGCTGTCCGGCTGGAGGGAGGCTGACCGGCTCATCGCTCTGTGGGATTCGCAGGCGCAGCGGCCGGAGCCCGGCTCTGAGCTCAGCTCTGCTCCCCGGGTTCCTGGGTCCCGGGGAGGCTGGCCCCACGCTTTCCTTTGA
- the PAOX gene encoding peroxisomal N(1)-acetyl-spermine/spermidine oxidase isoform X2 — translation MQSSGRQAEAPGRGPRVLVVGGGIAGLGAAQRLCCHPAFPHLRVLEATARAGGRIRSEHSFGGVVEVGAHWIHGPSQGNPVFQLAAKYGLLGEKALSEENQLIETGGHVGLPSVSYASSGESVSLELVVEMARLFYSLTDQAREFLHAAETPAPSVGEYLKKEIRQHMASWTEEEETKRLKLAILNNLFNVECCVSGTHSMDLVALAPFGEYTVLPGLDCTLPGGYQGLTDRIMASLPKDVMVFNKPVKTIHWNGSFEEASAPGETFPVLVECEDGGCFPAHHVVVTVPLGFLKERLDTFFEPPLPTEKAEAIRKIGFGTNNKIFLEFEEPFWQPDCQHIQVVWRDTSPLEDAAPKLQDTWFKKLIGFWVLPSFGASWVLCGFIAGLESEFMETLSDEDVLLSLTQVLRRVTGNPRLPAPRSVLRSRWHSAPYTQGSYSYVAVGSSGDDLDLLAQPLPADGRGAQLQVLFAGEATHRTFYSTTHGALLSGWREADRLIALWDSQAQRPEPGSELSSAPRVPGSRGGWPHAFL, via the exons ATGCAGTCGAGTGGCCGTCAGGCGGAGGCCCCGGGCCGCGGCCCGCGAGTGCTGGTGGTGGGCGGCGGCATCGCGGGGCTGGGCGCGGCGCAGAGGCTCTGCTGCCACCCGGCCTTCCCGCACCTGCGGGTTCTGGAGGCCACGGCCCGCGCCGGTGGCCGCATCCGCTCAGAGCACAGCTTCG GTGGTGTGGTGGAGGTGGGCGCTCACTGGATCCATGGGCCCTCGCAGGGCAACCCCGTCTTCCAGCTGGCTGCCAAGTACGGGCTGCTGGGGGAGAAGGCATTGTCGGAGGAGAACCAGCTGATCGAGACCGGGGGTCACGTGGGCCTGCCCTCTGTGTCCTATGCCAGCTCCGGGGAAAGTGTGAGCCTTGAGCTGGTGGTGGAGATGGCCAGACTGTTCTACAGTCTCACAGACCAGGCCAGGGAGTTCCTGCACGCGGCTGAGACCCCCGCCCCCAGTGTCGGGGAGTACCTCAAGAAGGAGATCCGCCAGCACATGGCCAGCtggacagaggaggaggagaccaAGAGGCTCAAGCTGGCCATCCTGAACAACTTGTTCAACGTGGAGTGCTGTGTGAGCGGTACCCACAGCATGGACCTGGTGGCCCTCGCACCTTTCGGGGAGTACACTGTGCTGCCAGGGTTGGACTGCACCCTTCCTGG GGGCTACCAAGGACTCACAGACCGCATCATGGCCTCCTTGCCCAAGGACGTGATGGTTTTTAACAAGCCAGTGAAGACCATTCACTGGAATGGGTCCTTCGAGGAAGCTTCTGCTCCTGGGGAGACGTTTCCGGTGCTGGTGGAATGTGAGGATGGAGGCTGCTTCCCAGCGCATCACGTGGTTGTCACCGTGCCGTTAG GTTTTCTTAAAGAACGTCTGGACACCTTCTTTGAGCCGCCACTGCCCACCGAGAAGGCGGAAGCGATCAGGAAAATAGGCTTTGGGACCAACAATAAAATCTTCCTGGAGTTTGAGGAGCCTTTCTGGCAGCCAGACTGCCAGCACATCCAGGTGGTGTGGAGGGACACGTCGCCCCTGGAGGACGCCGCCCCCAAGTTGCAGGATACCTGGTTCAAGAAGCTTATTGGCTTTTGGGTCCTGCCTTCCTTCGG GGCCAGCTGGGTACTCTGCGGCTTCATTGCGGGGCTCGAGTCCGAGTTCATGGAGACGCTGTCGGACGAGGACGTGCTCCTGTCTCTGACACAGGTGCTCCGCAGGGTGACAG GGAACCCCCGGCTCCCCGCGCCCAGGAGTGTGCTGAGGTCCCGCTGGCACAGTGCCCCATACACCCAGGGCTCCTACAGCTACGTGGCCGTGGGCAGCTCCGGGGACGACCTGGACCTGctggcccagcccctccctgcgGACGGCAGGGGTGCCCAG CTCCAGGTCCTGTTTGCAGGGGAAGCCACACACCGGACGTTTTACTCCACCACGCACGGGGCTCTGCTGTCCGGCTGGAGGGAGGCTGACCGGCTCATCGCTCTGTGGGATTCGCAGGCGCAGCGGCCGGAGCCCGGCTCTGAGCTCAGCTCTGCTCCCCGGGTTCCTGGGTCCCGGGGAGGCTGGCCCCACGCTTTCCTTTGA
- the PAOX gene encoding peroxisomal N(1)-acetyl-spermine/spermidine oxidase isoform X5 — protein sequence MQSSGRQAEAPGRGPRVLVVGGGIAGLGAAQRLCCHPAFPHLRVLEATARAGGRIRSEHSFGGVVEVGAHWIHGPSQGNPVFQLAAKYGLLGEKALSEENQLIETGGHVGLPSVSYASSGESVSLELVVEMARLFYSLTDQAREFLHAAETPAPSVGEYLKKEIRQHMASWTEEEETKRLKLAILNNLFNVECCVSGTHSMDLVALAPFGEYTVLPGLDCTLPGGYQGLTDRIMASLPKDVMVFNKPVKTIHWNGSFEEASAPGETFPVLVECEDGGCFPAHHVVVTVPLGFLKERLDTFFEPPLPTEKAEAIRKIGFGTNNKIFLEFEEPFWQPDCQHIQVVWRDTSPLEDAAPKLQDTWFKKLIGFWVLPSFGRASWVLCGFIAGLESEFMETLSDEDVLLSLTQVLRRVTAPGPVCRGSHTPDVLLHHARGSAVRLEGG from the exons ATGCAGTCGAGTGGCCGTCAGGCGGAGGCCCCGGGCCGCGGCCCGCGAGTGCTGGTGGTGGGCGGCGGCATCGCGGGGCTGGGCGCGGCGCAGAGGCTCTGCTGCCACCCGGCCTTCCCGCACCTGCGGGTTCTGGAGGCCACGGCCCGCGCCGGTGGCCGCATCCGCTCAGAGCACAGCTTCG GTGGTGTGGTGGAGGTGGGCGCTCACTGGATCCATGGGCCCTCGCAGGGCAACCCCGTCTTCCAGCTGGCTGCCAAGTACGGGCTGCTGGGGGAGAAGGCATTGTCGGAGGAGAACCAGCTGATCGAGACCGGGGGTCACGTGGGCCTGCCCTCTGTGTCCTATGCCAGCTCCGGGGAAAGTGTGAGCCTTGAGCTGGTGGTGGAGATGGCCAGACTGTTCTACAGTCTCACAGACCAGGCCAGGGAGTTCCTGCACGCGGCTGAGACCCCCGCCCCCAGTGTCGGGGAGTACCTCAAGAAGGAGATCCGCCAGCACATGGCCAGCtggacagaggaggaggagaccaAGAGGCTCAAGCTGGCCATCCTGAACAACTTGTTCAACGTGGAGTGCTGTGTGAGCGGTACCCACAGCATGGACCTGGTGGCCCTCGCACCTTTCGGGGAGTACACTGTGCTGCCAGGGTTGGACTGCACCCTTCCTGG GGGCTACCAAGGACTCACAGACCGCATCATGGCCTCCTTGCCCAAGGACGTGATGGTTTTTAACAAGCCAGTGAAGACCATTCACTGGAATGGGTCCTTCGAGGAAGCTTCTGCTCCTGGGGAGACGTTTCCGGTGCTGGTGGAATGTGAGGATGGAGGCTGCTTCCCAGCGCATCACGTGGTTGTCACCGTGCCGTTAG GTTTTCTTAAAGAACGTCTGGACACCTTCTTTGAGCCGCCACTGCCCACCGAGAAGGCGGAAGCGATCAGGAAAATAGGCTTTGGGACCAACAATAAAATCTTCCTGGAGTTTGAGGAGCCTTTCTGGCAGCCAGACTGCCAGCACATCCAGGTGGTGTGGAGGGACACGTCGCCCCTGGAGGACGCCGCCCCCAAGTTGCAGGATACCTGGTTCAAGAAGCTTATTGGCTTTTGGGTCCTGCCTTCCTTCGG CAGGGCCAGCTGGGTACTCTGCGGCTTCATTGCGGGGCTCGAGTCCGAGTTCATGGAGACGCTGTCGGACGAGGACGTGCTCCTGTCTCTGACACAGGTGCTCCGCAGGGTGACAG CTCCAGGTCCTGTTTGCAGGGGAAGCCACACACCGGACGTTTTACTCCACCACGCACGGGGCTCTGCTGTCCGGCTGGAGGGAGGCTGA